Part of the Musa acuminata AAA Group cultivar baxijiao chromosome BXJ2-7, Cavendish_Baxijiao_AAA, whole genome shotgun sequence genome is shown below.
ATCTTTTCCAAATAACGAGCGAGGAGGATACTAGAGGTTAGAGGAGTCCATACCAAAGCAACCGGGACCGGTCTGGGCCAGGACGGCCGAGTGCGCGCCGGTCTCTTCTATGTTTAGATGTCGTCAGGAAGCTGTTCGACGAAAGTCGCCACAGATGATGCGTGGGCTTTGATGATCTACTAAGGAGAAAGAGCGTCCGTGGATGGGTTACAAGAAGCGCCGGGATCGAATTTCACGTTGTCTTGCGGAACTCAGTACTCGTTTTCTATGCAAAAAGTGacgcctttgcatgcaacaataaTCTCTTGCAAATGACGAGCGTGATGGATTCTTTCTCATGGCCTGTGCACGTACTGGATTCAGGGAACCATCTCCATTGCCAAAGACCAAGAACCGCGTCCGAAGGCCAGATATTTCAGGGAACCAGGCCAGTTGAGTTTGTGTTCCATCATAGCATGTTCCTGGACCAGGGGGTTTGCATCTCCATGCTATAAGACACAAACAGACAGACAGACACTAGAAGGAAGTCTTACCATGTAATGTGGCATTCACTTGTTACCTGCTGTTTTCTCCTTTTATCTCATACATgtagaagaagtagaagaattgGATCCATGAGTTTCTGATGTCAAGGCCTGCTCATTTCTGTATCAGGTATCTGCATGACTCTGAATTCTGTTGTCCTTTACCTCAAAGCCTGCACAATCATCCAGAGAAAGAAGACTCCTGTTGTTGTTATCCAAAGTAACTCTTGGAAGGCAAGACCCATCAGAGGACAACTCCACAAAGGCTTAAGCTGTAAGTCAGTGTTTTACTTGTCAAATGTCATAGAGCCCAGAGGTTTGTATATTGCTGTCCCTGAAAGCAAGCTAAGATCCGGGAAGATCCAGTGTACTTCATAAATGTAAAGATCTAATGGTGACAAGTTTTCTTTTGGTTGTATCTGTCATTAATTTGTCTGTTGAATCTATCACACCCAGTGAATGCAGTAGTAAATCTGACTGCTTCTGTTTGATTACCATGATGCAGCATATCCTGCAGCTTACATGAGGGCTAAAGGAACTGCAGAAACTTGCTGGGCTACCTGGAAAGCAGCAATGTGGTAAACTGATGAAGCATTATTATCTTGACCCTGTTTAATTCTTTGCTCTTGTAGTCAGAATTGCTAACTTGGTGTAGTTAGTATCCagggaagaaaaggaaggcaagaaTCTTCTTGGTAGGACAAGGAGGTAGAAGTCACAGTTGCTCACAGGAACTGTAGCTGTAGGTATGTGTGACCCAACCAACCCAACTCAACTcaaccccctctctctctctctctctctctctctctctctctctccccatacTTGCTAACAGGGCCAACACCGTATCCAATATAACCAATCCACTTCATGCCCATGTCCTcccctctcttcctcttcctctcctagACCACAccatacatctctctctctctctctctctctccccccataCTTGCTAACAGGGCCAACACCATATCCAATATAACCAATCCACTTCATGCCCATGACCGCCTCTCTCTTCCTCTTCCCCTCCTAGACCACACcatacacctctctctctctctctctccccctcgcaTTCATGAGGCAATGAGAGACCGGCGAATGGATAAGTTCGTCATCCTTCCCTTCTCCGGCGGCTGTGTCTCACAGTCGAGCGTTGCAGTATGCGAGAACCAACCGAAGAGAGCAGCACAGACTGAGGCAGCTCCGGCAACAAgtagttttcttttcttctgcATAGTAATTATCATATGATCCTGCAGGCTGCAGAGCTACTCATCGAGTGCTATGCCTTGACATGACTTCTATTCTGAAGGTGGGAAGCCCAGGAGCTCGTCCGGCGTTCTTCCTTTTCGAAGGCCCTGCATCTCTACAGGGTTCCAGAAACTAGTGAGGAGCATCAAGAGCTTATCCCAGCATCTCGTGTTCTACAAGGAAGAGGATGAAGAGGTGGAGATGGAAATTGGGTTCCCCACCGACGTGCAACACGTCGCTCACATAGGGTGGGACGGATTCAACGGCATGAGCAGCAAGACAAGCTGGGACAAGCCGCCTGCACAGTTCCTTACCCTCCCTCCCTTCTCGCTGAAGCAGTTTGAGCTGGCCATGACCGCACAAGCCGgcgcccctcctcctcctcctccatcccaTGGTCCCGGTGGGTCTTGGCCGCAGTGAGGCGGTGCGATGCTTGCTTTGTTCGTTCCCTTGGCTCGTTGTGTTTGTTGCAGTGTGTTGCTTCTGCTGATAGAAAGCGGGCACGTGAACTTGCGTAGCTTGCTGTCATACGAGGACGACCTCTTGCCGATCAGATCATCATAATAGTGCAATGAGAGAGACGACCACCCGACTGGTGACCCCCATCTTGTAGTTCACATGATTTGGGCAGCCATCAATTACTTTCATATCGTGCCGTATGCGTGTACATATAATGTTAAGATTAAAGTTGAAGCAAGAGGAGGAGACGTGGTCTTGTTTGGATGTGTGACACACCAATCTGTCTTTTATGGTGAATGAGATTAAGATACAAAGTGCAATTAATCACAGGTAATCTGACAGATGGGTTGCATAGCGTGATCAATTAGCAATCCCAGCCAATACATCACATCACTTTCTCGTGATACAAAGAGACACTGTACCTTCCAACCCCTACACTGGCCCACATCTGTCAACACTCGCTCCCTAAATATACTAAGATTTAGGCCAAGGACTgatgtatctatctatctatctatacatCTATACAAACATGTTCTTGAGAAATTTGCGGAACCCATCTTTAAGCTATAATCGTGGAACTAAATTGTGAGAGTTGCACTCGAATCTTCTCTCACTGCCGATGTAAGATTAAACTGGAGgaattgaagagagagagagagagagagagaggaaaagtaCAAATGGGCAAGTAAAAAGCTTCATGTCTGTCGAACTACAAGAGCTACAATGAATTCAGGTGCGATTATATTAGGCAGTCACATGGCCAAAATGTGAAGAAGAGTTTCCAAGGCTAATGCACCTGTAAAGGGGCTGCTGAT
Proteins encoded:
- the LOC103992582 gene encoding CRIB domain-containing protein RIC4-like; this translates as MRDRRMDKFVILPFSGGCVSQSSVAVCENQPKRAAQTEAAPATSGKPRSSSGVLPFRRPCISTGFQKLVRSIKSLSQHLVFYKEEDEEVEMEIGFPTDVQHVAHIGWDGFNGMSSKTSWDKPPAQFLTLPPFSLKQFELAMTAQAGAPPPPPPSHGPGGSWPQ